Proteins encoded within one genomic window of Rhizobium bangladeshense:
- a CDS encoding mandelate racemase/muconate lactonizing enzyme family protein, whose protein sequence is MKITDLRCAVIGRHPIVRIITDEGLYGLGEVEFTKSYLKPFVLHFREALIGEDPTDVERVMLKIRQRGSFKPYGAAVSAIEHALWDIAGKAAGVPVYKLLGGKVRDKVRVYNGSVRQKRTGDRPEDYAADVKWMMEQPQNFFMIKQGISFHSNMKDSIEDFHYGVTQKKAGYHGAMDQGVISERGFNHMLDCVIAMKEVLGDKVSLALDCGPGWMLPDAIRFARAVEKYNLMWLEDMLTGDYVPWVNPQAYRELTTSTSTPIHTGEQIYLRHNFKELIETQAVRVIGPDPADIGGIAELKWVAEHAYMHSILMAPHGTANGLLGLGALINVCATLPANYIAFEYPTASDPWWEDLVIGLPSQIVKDSMIDLLEAPGLGLDIDAEGARKYLMEEDAGFFD, encoded by the coding sequence ATGAAGATCACCGATCTCCGCTGTGCCGTTATCGGCAGACACCCGATTGTCCGGATCATCACGGACGAGGGCCTCTATGGCCTGGGCGAAGTCGAATTCACCAAGTCATACCTCAAGCCTTTTGTGCTGCATTTTCGTGAGGCGCTGATCGGCGAGGACCCGACCGACGTCGAAAGAGTAATGCTGAAAATCCGCCAGCGCGGCTCCTTCAAGCCGTACGGTGCGGCGGTGAGCGCGATCGAGCATGCGCTTTGGGATATAGCCGGCAAGGCCGCCGGCGTGCCCGTCTATAAACTGCTCGGCGGCAAGGTGCGGGACAAAGTGCGCGTCTACAACGGCTCGGTTCGCCAGAAACGCACTGGCGATCGGCCGGAAGACTACGCCGCTGACGTCAAGTGGATGATGGAGCAGCCCCAGAACTTCTTCATGATCAAGCAAGGAATCTCGTTCCACTCCAACATGAAGGACAGCATTGAGGACTTCCACTACGGTGTGACGCAGAAGAAGGCCGGTTATCACGGTGCCATGGACCAGGGCGTGATCAGCGAGCGCGGCTTCAACCATATGCTCGACTGCGTGATCGCGATGAAGGAAGTGCTGGGCGACAAAGTCAGCCTGGCGCTCGACTGCGGCCCGGGCTGGATGCTGCCCGATGCGATCAGATTTGCTCGCGCGGTGGAGAAGTACAATTTGATGTGGCTCGAGGACATGCTGACAGGAGACTACGTGCCGTGGGTCAACCCGCAGGCTTATCGGGAGCTGACGACCTCCACCTCGACCCCGATCCATACCGGTGAGCAGATCTACCTCAGGCACAATTTCAAGGAATTGATCGAGACGCAGGCGGTCCGCGTCATCGGCCCCGACCCAGCCGACATTGGCGGGATTGCCGAGCTTAAATGGGTGGCTGAGCACGCTTACATGCACTCGATCCTGATGGCACCGCACGGCACGGCTAATGGGCTGCTCGGCCTCGGCGCGTTGATCAACGTCTGCGCCACGTTGCCGGCGAATTACATCGCTTTCGAATATCCCACTGCGTCCGACCCGTGGTGGGAGGATCTTGTCATCGGCCTGCCGTCGCAGATCGTCAAGGACAGCATGATCGACCTGCTGGAAGCGCCGGGGCTGGGGCTCGACATAGACGCCGAAGGGGCCAGGAAATATCTGATGGAAGAGGATGCGGGGTTTTTCGACTGA
- a CDS encoding carboxy terminal-processing peptidase → MRIACFLIGAFLAIAQSAYAEVAAPPVLKPLARQAQAAELSAQFLSRYSYKPVPLDDALSARVMDQFIKSLDPDRMLFLQADIDKFMADRSEIDDAIERQDLKIAFAMFNAYQQRVVDRMTYARSLLKQGFDFSGKEDYAVLREKAPWPQSKAESDDLWRKRVKNDWLRLKLGGKDDAAIRETLDKRYENTLERAYKFKSDDVFQSFMDAYATSTDPHTDYFGAAASADFNVSMKLSLFGIGAVLQERDDYTTIRELVPGGPAQLSGKLAVGDRITGVGQGKDGPIKEVVGTRLDEVVQMIRGKKGSIVRLDILPADAGADGVHRVISLVRDKISLDKQAARKTVLSVKAGEATRRIGIITLPVFYEDFEAKNKGDKDYKSASRDVAKLLAELNQEQVDGVLIDLRNNGGGSLEEAIDLTGLFIGKGPVVQQRAGNGKIDVRSADLGKPAWTGPMGVLINRGSASASEIFAAAIQDYGRGVIIGEPSFGKGTVQTVVDLDQIVRNSKPEYGELKVTIAQFFRVNGGTTQLRGVTPDISLPGLSDPASFGETSFDNALPWAEIKPAKYKPEGDITALLPALQGRHEARVKDDQDFQRLLQDIADLKAQREKGVVSLNEAERRKEAAAREARFKARAEAGDGENLTGDDGLQADERSLSADIAMENARKKAKDILLDEAAAIVADEADLQGGTVKAAAQ, encoded by the coding sequence ATGCGCATAGCCTGTTTTCTTATCGGTGCATTTCTTGCAATTGCACAGTCCGCCTATGCTGAGGTCGCAGCGCCGCCTGTCTTGAAGCCTCTGGCGCGGCAGGCGCAGGCCGCCGAGTTGAGCGCGCAGTTTCTCTCGCGATACAGCTACAAGCCGGTCCCGCTCGACGACGCCCTGTCGGCGAGGGTCATGGATCAGTTCATCAAGTCGCTCGATCCCGACCGCATGCTCTTCCTGCAGGCCGACATCGACAAGTTCATGGCCGACCGCAGCGAGATCGACGATGCCATCGAGCGGCAGGACTTGAAGATCGCGTTTGCGATGTTCAACGCCTATCAGCAGCGCGTGGTCGACCGCATGACCTATGCGCGCAGCCTGCTGAAGCAGGGCTTCGATTTCAGCGGCAAGGAAGATTATGCGGTGCTGCGCGAAAAGGCCCCCTGGCCGCAGTCGAAAGCCGAGAGCGATGATCTCTGGCGAAAGCGCGTCAAGAACGATTGGCTGCGCTTGAAGCTCGGCGGCAAGGACGACGCGGCCATTCGCGAAACGCTCGACAAACGCTATGAAAACACGCTCGAGCGCGCCTACAAATTCAAGAGCGACGACGTGTTCCAGTCCTTCATGGATGCCTATGCGACGTCGACCGACCCGCACACCGATTATTTCGGCGCGGCCGCCTCTGCCGACTTCAATGTGTCGATGAAGCTGTCGCTGTTCGGCATCGGCGCGGTGCTGCAGGAGCGCGACGATTACACGACGATCCGCGAGCTCGTGCCCGGCGGGCCGGCGCAGCTCTCCGGCAAGCTCGCCGTCGGCGACCGCATTACCGGCGTCGGCCAGGGCAAGGACGGGCCGATCAAGGAAGTGGTGGGCACCCGCCTCGATGAAGTCGTGCAGATGATCCGCGGCAAGAAAGGCTCCATCGTGCGCCTCGACATCCTGCCTGCCGATGCCGGCGCCGATGGCGTGCATCGCGTCATCAGCCTGGTGCGCGACAAGATCAGCCTCGATAAACAGGCGGCGAGGAAGACAGTGCTTTCGGTCAAGGCGGGCGAGGCCACGCGCAGGATCGGCATTATCACCCTACCGGTCTTCTACGAGGATTTCGAAGCCAAGAACAAGGGCGACAAGGATTACAAGAGCGCCAGCCGCGATGTCGCCAAGCTTCTTGCCGAGCTGAACCAGGAACAGGTCGACGGCGTTCTCATCGACCTGCGCAACAATGGCGGCGGTTCGCTGGAGGAGGCGATTGATCTCACCGGCCTCTTCATCGGCAAGGGCCCGGTCGTTCAGCAGCGCGCCGGCAACGGCAAGATCGACGTCAGGAGCGCCGACCTTGGAAAACCCGCCTGGACAGGCCCGATGGGCGTCCTGATCAATCGCGGCTCGGCCTCGGCTTCGGAGATTTTTGCCGCGGCGATCCAGGATTACGGGCGCGGCGTGATCATCGGCGAACCCAGCTTCGGCAAGGGCACGGTTCAGACCGTCGTCGATCTCGACCAGATCGTCCGCAACAGCAAACCCGAATACGGGGAGCTGAAGGTGACGATCGCCCAGTTTTTCCGGGTCAATGGCGGCACGACGCAGCTGCGCGGAGTCACCCCTGATATCAGCCTGCCCGGACTGTCTGATCCCGCGAGCTTCGGCGAGACCAGCTTTGACAATGCCCTGCCATGGGCGGAGATCAAGCCGGCGAAATATAAGCCCGAAGGCGATATCACGGCATTGCTGCCGGCCTTGCAGGGCCGCCACGAGGCGCGGGTCAAAGACGATCAGGACTTCCAGCGCCTGCTGCAGGATATTGCGGATCTGAAGGCGCAGCGCGAGAAAGGCGTCGTCTCCCTGAATGAAGCCGAACGCCGCAAGGAAGCGGCGGCTCGTGAGGCCCGTTTCAAGGCGCGGGCCGAAGCCGGCGATGGCGAAAACCTCACCGGAGACGACGGCCTGCAGGCGGACGAGCGCAGCCTGAGCGCCGATATCGCCATGGAAAATGCTCGCAAGAAGGCCAAGGACATCCTGCTCGACGAGGCCGCCGCCATCGTTGCGGACGAGGCGGATCTGCAGGGCGGCACCGTAAAGGCAGCCGCGCAGTAG
- a CDS encoding TfuA-like protein — protein sequence MRDDIVVFLGPTLSEADARAHLDAIYLPPAGCADIVRAVARYAPAAIVLIDGAFAQRPAVRHQEILWAIARGVAVHGAASIGALRAAELAPYGMIGHGLIFRWYRRFPLADDADVTVPMAPAALGSRALGDALIDIRLALRKAERLGLIESPLRWQLESMARSLHFSERSFSRLLTAAEKYSELSCQREALKGWLRAEAESQKRVDAVNLLKYLADPKINRSNEHHPGDFELTESFANDMEYFDLLDTLLSND from the coding sequence TTGCGCGATGACATCGTGGTGTTTCTCGGCCCCACACTCTCCGAGGCGGATGCCCGGGCTCATCTGGATGCGATCTACCTTCCGCCGGCCGGCTGCGCCGATATCGTGCGGGCCGTGGCGCGCTACGCGCCGGCGGCGATCGTCCTGATCGACGGCGCCTTCGCGCAGCGCCCGGCCGTCCGCCACCAGGAGATCCTCTGGGCGATCGCCCGGGGTGTGGCGGTCCATGGCGCGGCCAGCATCGGCGCGCTTCGGGCCGCCGAACTCGCCCCCTACGGCATGATCGGGCATGGGCTGATCTTTCGATGGTATCGCAGGTTCCCGCTTGCCGACGATGCCGACGTCACCGTCCCGATGGCGCCGGCCGCACTCGGGTCGCGCGCACTCGGCGACGCGCTCATCGACATCAGGCTGGCGCTCAGAAAGGCCGAACGCCTGGGGCTGATCGAAAGCCCCTTGAGATGGCAGCTTGAATCGATGGCGCGCTCGCTTCACTTCAGTGAAAGATCATTCTCCAGGCTTTTGACGGCCGCTGAAAAATACTCGGAACTCAGTTGCCAGCGTGAAGCACTAAAAGGCTGGCTGAGAGCCGAAGCGGAAAGCCAGAAGCGGGTCGATGCGGTAAATCTTCTGAAATATCTGGCTGATCCGAAGATCAACAGATCGAACGAGCACCATCCTGGCGATTTTGAACTTACGGAGTCATTTGCCAACGATATGGAGTATTTTGATCTGCTAGACACGCTATTGTCGAATGACTGA
- a CDS encoding YcaO-like family protein: MDDGGLDAIFDMPLASPADPWRTVQRILARRREYGITRLGSVTELDRIGIPVVQVVRPRALSVAVSQGKGLTVPLAAISGLMEALEGWASERIAADRVFTATFGAMNRENDWSYLGAGRDVERLGWIDGFDLLSGRRMAVPLALVDSAYTMPSPHPHWLPRDTTGLAAGTSLTGAVRHACLEILERQARCTAMKTPHFFDRFQIDSRTVRSGSAGQILQRLAKAGFVTGIWQIPAPHALPIYWCHVMEDESRAPFAPLPAEGFGCDVSHDRALTSALLEACQSRLGVISAARDDISTELYAYPDAGELAAWRGQLARGGRSFCDDGAAGEERPIRPIVEALALAGAKAAVLVVLHADDQIPLHVVRVVAPPLETNPEADLAR, translated from the coding sequence ATGGACGACGGGGGGCTCGACGCCATCTTCGACATGCCCCTCGCCTCGCCTGCGGATCCATGGCGGACGGTGCAGCGCATTCTGGCGCGCAGGCGCGAATACGGCATCACCCGGCTCGGTTCGGTCACAGAGCTCGACCGGATCGGCATTCCCGTCGTCCAGGTGGTCAGGCCGCGGGCGCTTTCCGTCGCCGTCAGCCAGGGCAAAGGCCTGACCGTGCCGCTGGCGGCGATCTCGGGCCTGATGGAAGCGCTGGAGGGATGGGCCTCGGAACGAATTGCCGCCGACCGCGTCTTCACCGCGACCTTCGGCGCGATGAACCGGGAGAATGACTGGTCCTATCTTGGCGCCGGGCGAGACGTGGAGAGGCTTGGCTGGATCGACGGGTTCGATCTCCTTTCCGGCCGAAGAATGGCGGTGCCGCTGGCGCTTGTCGATTCCGCCTATACCATGCCGTCGCCGCATCCGCATTGGCTGCCGAGAGATACGACGGGTCTTGCGGCCGGCACCAGCCTGACTGGCGCCGTCCGGCATGCCTGCCTGGAAATCCTCGAGCGGCAGGCGCGCTGCACGGCGATGAAGACGCCGCATTTCTTCGACCGCTTCCAGATCGACAGCCGCACGGTTCGCTCCGGCAGCGCCGGTCAGATCCTGCAGCGGCTTGCCAAGGCCGGTTTCGTCACCGGCATCTGGCAGATCCCGGCGCCGCACGCCCTGCCGATCTACTGGTGCCACGTGATGGAGGATGAAAGCAGAGCCCCCTTTGCGCCCCTGCCGGCCGAAGGCTTCGGCTGCGACGTCAGCCACGATCGCGCGCTGACCAGCGCCTTGCTGGAAGCCTGCCAGTCCCGCCTCGGCGTCATTTCGGCGGCGCGCGACGATATCAGCACGGAGCTTTACGCCTATCCCGACGCGGGAGAACTGGCGGCCTGGCGAGGTCAGCTGGCAAGAGGCGGCCGCTCCTTCTGCGACGACGGGGCTGCCGGCGAAGAGCGGCCGATCCGGCCGATCGTCGAGGCCTTGGCGCTGGCCGGCGCCAAGGCGGCCGTTCTTGTCGTTCTGCATGCGGATGATCAGATCCCGCTTCACGTCGTGCGGGTGGTTGCGCCGCCGCTGGAAACCAATCCGGAGGCCGATCTTGCGCGATGA
- a CDS encoding ATP-binding protein, with protein sequence MKTLDTRIRFTGERRQVTALFYDIVGSTELLLRSEPEKFFRSVSALHQSAETIINKHGGFLHQRLGDGGCCFFGFPEQSEDAAESAVQASLELLQIATGSKARGRTPFRLRIGVATGLVVFSTEGDEIVGTAPVLAARLQAEAEPNSVLVADSTVQLTRHKFDYSLLREARLKGFDDPVALWRPQQRRRSAAEASPSREPERPIRGRDKELAALSIAWNSALRGKGSLIAVVGEAGIGKSRLVGEFAGHLRQTAHETIVLQCGRRLESQPLHPFLSFLETLVGEASALRDGDSEPLLQALRTSGREIEAGVAEAILTFTTERSAAPSRNIRVSDPSGLAFRRKVIEAAAEILTCKSPAVPTLLVFEDVHWADDMTLELIDRLGSLAAGLPLLVVQTSRIRRSLAVATEIELSGLSAAAVRDLVASIWGEHPPPGLSDFILDQCDGMPLYAEELANFFRGRQPTGQSPSEWKGLLREGSVTSLNDLLSAKLAATGSARRAAQIASVIGREFSISLLVYLLEGVSRRSVDVDIDRLLAQGIIERSAVVHGSFQFRHVLTQEAAYASLLKSDRRRIHRRIADLLIAESKPSLPAAIAAWQCAEAGLHDAAARFALAAAEASVLRFAMHEAKVSLELCAREVASLSRRHPERTELALSLSELQGVVATALEGEGSENARRIYSRAMQRLRRQPPAVRTNHFPVYWGWWFTAPNILTQQSRARILVGDMQAVEDRETRLQSYHCGWATSFHAGEHGFCLDCVADGLQLYDPERAVRNRAFFGGHDAKVCGLGESALSYLLLDQSEASETAIGRCLEWAAATDHAGSMVHALYYAIVLRRCQSRYDDVQALGERMLALAERHGLAASRARANMYCGWAELMTSTGERGRERFEDGLLQQQQLGTDDNVSMHSDMHAQVLRRLGKPAEALAIIRNAITVGRSSGQRFWLAELYRLSAELRLELHEPFSVIRRDLTRAMQVAEGQKAAWLVERASGALAEMTRP encoded by the coding sequence ATGAAAACGCTCGACACGCGAATTCGGTTCACAGGTGAGCGGCGGCAGGTTACCGCCCTCTTCTATGACATTGTCGGCTCCACGGAGCTTTTGCTGCGCAGCGAGCCGGAGAAATTCTTCCGATCGGTTTCGGCGTTACATCAGAGTGCCGAAACGATCATCAACAAGCACGGAGGCTTTCTTCATCAGCGGCTCGGCGATGGCGGCTGCTGTTTCTTCGGATTTCCCGAGCAGTCCGAAGATGCCGCCGAAAGCGCGGTGCAGGCCTCCCTTGAGCTGCTGCAGATCGCCACCGGCAGCAAAGCCAGAGGGCGCACGCCGTTCCGCCTGCGGATCGGGGTTGCCACCGGCCTGGTGGTCTTCTCCACAGAAGGCGATGAGATCGTCGGCACGGCGCCGGTGCTGGCCGCGCGCCTGCAGGCGGAGGCCGAGCCCAATTCGGTGCTCGTCGCCGATTCCACAGTCCAGCTCACCCGGCACAAATTCGATTACAGCCTGCTGCGCGAGGCAAGGCTGAAGGGTTTCGACGATCCGGTTGCGCTCTGGCGGCCGCAGCAGCGGCGCCGCTCGGCCGCCGAAGCTTCGCCCTCCCGGGAGCCCGAACGGCCGATCCGGGGCAGAGACAAGGAGCTTGCCGCCCTCTCCATCGCCTGGAATTCGGCGCTCCGCGGCAAGGGGAGCCTGATCGCCGTCGTCGGCGAGGCAGGCATCGGCAAATCCAGGCTGGTCGGCGAATTCGCCGGGCATTTGCGGCAGACCGCGCATGAGACCATCGTCCTTCAGTGCGGCAGGCGCCTGGAGAGCCAGCCGCTGCATCCCTTCCTTTCGTTCCTCGAGACGCTGGTCGGCGAGGCTTCGGCGCTCAGGGATGGCGACAGTGAGCCCTTGCTGCAGGCGCTTCGGACATCCGGTCGGGAGATTGAGGCAGGCGTCGCCGAGGCGATCCTCACCTTCACGACCGAGCGTTCCGCAGCGCCGTCGCGCAATATCCGCGTCTCCGACCCTTCCGGACTCGCCTTCCGGCGGAAGGTGATCGAGGCCGCGGCCGAGATCCTGACCTGCAAGTCGCCCGCCGTGCCGACGCTGCTCGTCTTCGAGGATGTTCACTGGGCCGACGACATGACGCTGGAGCTGATCGACAGGCTGGGATCGCTCGCCGCCGGGCTGCCGCTCCTCGTGGTGCAGACATCGAGAATCCGGCGGTCGCTCGCGGTTGCAACCGAGATCGAGCTGTCGGGGCTGAGCGCTGCCGCGGTGCGCGATCTCGTTGCCTCGATCTGGGGCGAACATCCGCCGCCCGGCCTTTCGGATTTCATTCTCGATCAATGCGACGGCATGCCGCTCTACGCCGAGGAACTGGCCAATTTCTTCCGCGGCAGGCAGCCAACGGGCCAGTCGCCCTCCGAATGGAAAGGGCTGCTGCGGGAGGGCAGCGTCACCTCGCTCAACGATCTGCTTTCGGCCAAACTCGCGGCCACCGGTTCGGCCCGGCGGGCAGCGCAAATTGCGAGCGTCATCGGCCGCGAATTCAGCATTTCGCTGCTCGTCTACCTGCTTGAAGGCGTCAGTCGCCGCAGTGTCGACGTCGATATCGACCGGCTGCTTGCGCAGGGAATCATCGAGCGTTCCGCCGTCGTCCACGGTTCCTTTCAGTTCCGGCACGTGCTGACGCAGGAGGCCGCCTATGCCAGCCTTCTGAAGAGCGACCGGCGCCGCATCCACCGGCGGATTGCCGATCTGCTGATCGCAGAGTCAAAACCCAGCCTGCCGGCTGCAATCGCCGCCTGGCAATGCGCCGAGGCGGGCCTGCATGACGCCGCCGCCCGGTTCGCCCTGGCGGCGGCGGAAGCAAGCGTGCTGCGCTTTGCCATGCACGAGGCAAAAGTCTCGCTCGAACTCTGTGCGCGCGAGGTCGCAAGCCTCTCCCGCCGCCACCCCGAGCGCACCGAGCTCGCCCTCAGCCTCAGCGAATTGCAAGGCGTCGTGGCGACCGCCCTCGAAGGCGAGGGATCGGAGAACGCGCGCCGGATCTATTCCCGCGCCATGCAGCGTCTGCGCAGACAGCCGCCCGCCGTGCGAACGAACCATTTCCCGGTCTATTGGGGCTGGTGGTTCACGGCGCCGAACATCCTGACGCAGCAGTCGCGCGCGCGCATTCTCGTCGGCGACATGCAGGCGGTCGAGGATCGGGAGACCAGGCTTCAATCCTATCATTGCGGCTGGGCCACCAGCTTCCACGCCGGCGAGCACGGCTTCTGCCTCGATTGCGTTGCCGACGGCCTTCAGCTCTACGATCCGGAACGCGCGGTCAGGAATCGCGCCTTTTTCGGCGGGCATGACGCGAAGGTCTGCGGGCTCGGCGAGAGCGCCCTCTCCTATCTGCTGCTCGACCAATCCGAGGCGAGTGAAACAGCGATCGGGCGGTGCCTGGAATGGGCGGCCGCGACCGATCACGCCGGCAGCATGGTGCATGCGCTTTATTACGCCATCGTGCTCCGCCGCTGCCAAAGCCGCTACGACGATGTGCAGGCGCTCGGCGAACGGATGCTGGCCCTTGCCGAGCGGCACGGGCTGGCCGCCAGCCGGGCGCGCGCCAACATGTATTGCGGCTGGGCGGAGCTGATGACCTCGACCGGTGAACGCGGCCGGGAGCGTTTCGAGGACGGTCTGCTGCAGCAGCAGCAACTGGGGACGGACGATAATGTCTCGATGCACAGCGACATGCATGCGCAGGTGCTGCGGCGGCTCGGCAAGCCGGCCGAGGCGCTCGCCATCATCCGGAATGCGATTACTGTCGGCCGCAGCAGCGGCCAGCGGTTCTGGCTGGCCGAACTCTATCGCCTCAGCGCCGAACTGAGGCTCGAACTGCACGAGCCTTTCTCGGTGATCAGGAGAGATCTGACGCGCGCGATGCAGGTTGCCGAAGGGCAGAAAGCCGCCTGGCTCGTCGAACGCGCCAGCGGGGCGCTCGCCGAAATGACGAGGCCTTAG
- a CDS encoding AMP-binding protein, which translates to MIPADLISKIARADQRPALIFADGRTLSYADLNTRTLRFAERLGRGEKRLVAISADLSEHVIIAYLGALRAGHAVAMLPPCDDRLWREFLSAFQPDFTFRSADGRWRLVEESRPGQSAGPLHPDLALLLMTSGSSGLAKAVRLSHANLDANARSIASYLELSPADRTALVLPLHYSYGLSVLHSHLVAGGSIFIPGVSVVSEDFARLLGDSGCTNLSGVPYSYELMEKTGFRTKALKTLRFMTVAGGRLAPELIRLYRDHMRASGGRFFVMYGQTEAAARIAFVPPESLGDHEERIGIAIPGGSLSLVGDDGRPLDRAGVAGELVYAGPNVMMGYGTDRADLQRGAEVAALMTGDIAMRDEDGFYRIVGRKSRFAKVAGLRIGFDIMEQVLAEAGIAAAVVGDDHGLQAYVTDAGDANRALQVLVEASHLPASLVTVRVRRELPRLASGKVDYAVLGEEMLAARETSRAAVLSVLDAYAGVFYPHTVSRNDSFVSLGGDSLRFLQLTMALDRLGVELPEGWEQKRIAELDIAPRVTAPGRSAELRALPTDLVLRAIAILLVVTHHEMLWPIPGGSGVMLLLVGFSLARFQSGHFLAGNFSHALRPAVNVLIPYFLIIATYALAWGTIPWASITLTGNFGYAEPERHEMLPYLYWFIEAYAQTLLVFSLIFAAPQVRSLARARPFAFSLVLLALAVTARFSLPFVFDIGNRQIFTLYWGLHLGMFGWCAGLAGKPAQRIMLTVIAAAVLGYLAFWETLWIGTTVKYLTIFSALMALLYLPRIPLPVRLGRLVTLIAVSAFPIYLLHRFVPELLMPQAAGLLPAPLFHLLAISGGLAVGIIANRTAAELRDVLGALALARGTGGRAMAAETV; encoded by the coding sequence ATGATCCCCGCCGACCTCATTTCTAAAATCGCTCGCGCCGATCAGCGCCCGGCCCTCATCTTCGCCGATGGACGGACGCTCTCCTATGCCGACCTCAACACCCGCACACTGCGCTTTGCCGAACGGCTGGGACGCGGCGAAAAGCGGCTTGTGGCGATTTCGGCCGATCTCTCGGAACATGTGATCATCGCCTATCTCGGCGCCTTGCGCGCCGGCCATGCAGTGGCCATGCTGCCGCCCTGCGACGACAGGCTGTGGCGAGAGTTCCTGTCAGCCTTTCAGCCGGACTTCACCTTCCGCTCGGCCGATGGCCGCTGGCGGCTCGTCGAGGAAAGCCGGCCGGGGCAGAGCGCTGGGCCGCTGCATCCGGATCTCGCTCTGCTGCTGATGACATCGGGCAGTTCGGGGCTGGCGAAGGCCGTTCGCCTGTCTCATGCCAATCTTGACGCCAATGCACGCTCGATCGCTTCCTATCTCGAGCTCTCCCCTGCCGACAGGACCGCGCTCGTCCTGCCGCTTCACTATTCCTACGGCCTCTCCGTGCTGCATTCGCATCTGGTTGCCGGCGGCAGCATCTTCATTCCCGGCGTCTCCGTGGTCAGCGAGGATTTCGCAAGACTGCTCGGCGACAGCGGCTGCACCAATCTTTCGGGCGTGCCCTATTCCTATGAGCTGATGGAGAAGACCGGTTTCCGGACGAAGGCGCTGAAGACGCTGCGCTTCATGACGGTGGCGGGCGGCCGGCTGGCGCCGGAACTGATCCGCCTCTACCGCGACCATATGCGCGCGAGCGGCGGCCGCTTCTTCGTCATGTACGGTCAGACCGAGGCCGCCGCCCGCATCGCCTTCGTGCCGCCGGAAAGCTTGGGCGACCATGAAGAGCGGATCGGCATCGCCATTCCAGGCGGCAGCCTCAGCCTCGTTGGCGATGACGGGCGTCCGCTCGACCGAGCCGGTGTTGCCGGAGAGCTCGTTTATGCCGGCCCGAACGTGATGATGGGCTACGGTACGGACCGCGCCGATCTTCAGCGGGGGGCCGAGGTCGCGGCATTGATGACCGGCGACATCGCCATGCGCGACGAGGACGGTTTCTACCGGATCGTCGGCCGCAAAAGCCGTTTCGCCAAGGTCGCGGGGCTCAGGATCGGCTTCGACATCATGGAGCAGGTTCTGGCCGAAGCGGGGATCGCAGCCGCCGTCGTCGGCGACGATCACGGGCTGCAGGCTTATGTGACCGATGCGGGTGACGCCAACCGGGCGCTCCAGGTGCTGGTCGAGGCGAGCCATCTTCCCGCCAGCCTTGTTACCGTCAGGGTACGACGCGAGCTTCCGAGGCTTGCCTCCGGCAAGGTCGACTATGCGGTCCTCGGCGAGGAGATGCTGGCGGCGCGCGAGACGAGCCGTGCGGCTGTGCTCAGCGTGCTCGATGCCTATGCGGGGGTGTTCTACCCCCACACGGTCAGCCGCAACGACAGCTTCGTCTCGCTCGGCGGCGATTCGCTGCGCTTCCTGCAATTGACGATGGCGCTCGACCGGCTTGGCGTCGAGCTGCCGGAAGGCTGGGAGCAGAAGCGGATCGCCGAGCTCGATATAGCCCCGCGGGTCACCGCGCCGGGCCGGAGCGCGGAGTTGAGGGCGCTGCCGACCGATCTGGTTCTGAGGGCTATCGCCATCCTGCTCGTCGTCACCCATCACGAGATGCTCTGGCCCATTCCTGGCGGATCGGGCGTGATGCTGCTCCTCGTCGGCTTCAGCCTGGCGCGCTTCCAATCGGGCCATTTCCTCGCAGGCAATTTCAGCCATGCGCTGCGGCCGGCGGTCAATGTCCTCATTCCCTATTTTCTGATCATCGCCACTTATGCGCTCGCCTGGGGCACCATTCCCTGGGCCTCGATCACGCTGACCGGCAATTTCGGCTATGCCGAGCCGGAGCGTCACGAGATGCTTCCCTATCTCTACTGGTTCATCGAAGCCTATGCGCAGACGCTTCTCGTCTTCTCGCTGATTTTTGCGGCGCCTCAGGTGCGCAGCCTGGCGCGGGCGCGGCCCTTTGCCTTCTCGCTCGTGCTGCTGGCGCTGGCGGTCACCGCGCGGTTTTCGCTGCCGTTCGTCTTCGATATCGGCAATCGGCAGATTTTCACCCTCTACTGGGGGCTGCATCTCGGCATGTTCGGCTGGTGCGCGGGGCTCGCCGGCAAGCCGGCGCAACGGATCATGTTGACGGTCATTGCCGCCGCCGTGCTCGGTTATCTCGCCTTCTGGGAAACGCTCTGGATCGGCACGACGGTCAAATATCTGACGATCTTTTCCGCACTGATGGCGCTTCTCTACCTGCCGCGCATTCCCCTGCCAGTGCGGCTGGGGCGCCTGGTGACACTGATCGCGGTCTCGGCCTTTCCGATCTACCTGCTGCACCGTTTCGTGCCGGAACTGCTGATGCCCCAGGCAGCGGGCCTGCTGCCGGCTCCCCTCTTCCATCTGCTGGCGATATCAGGCGGCCTGGCGGTCGGCATCATCGCCAACAGAACCGCGGCGGAGCTTCGCGATGTGCTTGGCGCGCTGGCTCTGGCTCGCGGCACGGGCGGGCGCGCCATGGCGGCAGAGACGGTCTGA